A stretch of the Actinotalea sp. JY-7876 genome encodes the following:
- a CDS encoding LytR C-terminal domain-containing protein — translation MEETAADRERRLRRRRQHERQAVVFGSLIAALAVAGLGSAAVYTGVISAPFLDREFSTPPPDAGAAALPPPPCPPEGTLPVQYNTVTINVLNGAGTSGLAGSTRDALTARGFAVLTAGNYPAKLPGTAQITFGEAGLAAAYTLAAHVTTPTLVLDQRADASVDLVLGQEFGSLVESNAVVLDQAAPLTGVAGCVPLEEARAAALPAPAAPEEAPAEGEAPAEEGAPAEGEATEG, via the coding sequence ATGGAGGAGACCGCCGCCGACCGCGAGCGCCGCCTGCGGCGCCGACGCCAGCACGAGCGGCAGGCGGTCGTCTTCGGGTCGCTCATCGCGGCGCTCGCCGTGGCCGGCCTCGGCTCCGCGGCCGTCTACACGGGCGTCATCTCCGCGCCGTTCCTGGACCGCGAGTTCAGCACCCCGCCCCCGGACGCCGGCGCCGCGGCCCTGCCGCCCCCGCCCTGCCCGCCCGAGGGCACCCTGCCGGTGCAGTACAACACCGTCACGATCAACGTCCTCAACGGCGCCGGCACCTCCGGGCTCGCCGGCAGCACGCGCGACGCCCTGACGGCACGGGGCTTCGCGGTGCTCACGGCGGGCAACTACCCGGCCAAGCTGCCGGGCACCGCGCAGATCACGTTCGGCGAGGCCGGGCTTGCCGCCGCGTACACGCTCGCGGCGCACGTCACGACCCCCACGCTGGTCCTGGACCAGCGCGCCGATGCGAGCGTCGACCTCGTGCTCGGCCAGGAGTTCGGGAGTCTCGTCGAGTCCAACGCCGTGGTGCTCGACCAGGCCGCGCCGCTCACCGGCGTCGCGGGCTGCGTGCCGCTCGAGGAGGCGCGCGCTGCCGCACTCCCCGCACCGGCCGCCCCCGAGGAGGCGCCCGCGGAGGGCGAGGCGCCCGCCGAGGAGGGGGCGCCGGCCGAGGGAGAGGCCACGGAGGGGTGA
- a CDS encoding N-acetyltransferase produces MSGAPPALHVRLARPDDAAALDDVCIRTGEAGGDATQVFAQPELICDIWLRPYLLLAPDLAFVLVGDDDVPVGYVIGAADTAAFEAACEERWWPQVRRRHPRDEFAPGTRDAALVALIHEPPRTDDAVVARFPAHLHVDLLPQAQGGGHGRALLEHLFTALRDRGVPGVHLGVDPANTRARGFYAHLGFRPVADDAGQLGLHL; encoded by the coding sequence GTGAGCGGCGCACCACCGGCCCTGCACGTCCGCCTCGCACGCCCCGACGACGCCGCCGCCCTGGACGACGTCTGCATCCGCACGGGCGAGGCCGGCGGGGACGCGACGCAGGTCTTCGCCCAGCCGGAGCTCATCTGCGACATCTGGCTGCGGCCCTACCTCCTCCTCGCGCCGGACCTGGCATTCGTCCTCGTCGGCGACGACGACGTGCCGGTCGGCTACGTGATCGGCGCCGCCGACACCGCCGCCTTCGAGGCGGCGTGCGAGGAGCGGTGGTGGCCGCAGGTCCGGCGCCGCCACCCGCGCGACGAGTTCGCGCCCGGGACGCGCGACGCGGCGCTGGTGGCCCTGATCCACGAGCCCCCGCGCACCGACGACGCCGTCGTCGCGCGGTTCCCCGCGCACCTGCACGTCGACCTCCTGCCGCAGGCGCAGGGCGGCGGGCACGGGCGCGCGCTCCTGGAGCACCTGTTCACGGCGCTGCGGGACCGGGGCGTGCCGGGCGTGCACCTCGGCGTGGACCCCGCCAACACCCGGGCCCGCGGGTTCTACGCCCACCTCGGCTTCCGGCCGGTCGCCGACGACGCCGGGCAGCTGGGCCTGCACCTCTAG
- a CDS encoding uracil-xanthine permease family protein produces MALGWQVHGDGRQVGPGAVVAPDERLSWPRTIGIGMQHVVAMFGATFLVPILTGLPPATTLFFSAIGTALFLLITGNRLPSYLGSSFAFIAPIAAAQADGGTAVALGGVLVTGALLAVVGLLVQAVGARWIDVVMPPVVTGTIVALIGLNLAPVAWDNVQKAPVTAVATLFAVVLITVLFRGILGRLAILLGVLVGYAVAVLRGEVDFKAVKDAAWVGLPDFTAPVFDLSVLGLFVPVVFVLIAENVGHVKSVAAMTNRDLDSVMGRALFADGVATTLAGAGGGSGTTTYAENIGVMAATRVYSTAAYWVAAGTALLLSLSPKFGALIATIPQGVLGGATTVLYGMIGILGARIWVQNKVDFSDPVNLTTAAVALIIGIANYTWAVGDVTFEGIALGTAAAIGIYHLMRSVARWRGTSEEAASPASVPGGTELPDRRQDDRPDPAS; encoded by the coding sequence ATGGCGCTCGGGTGGCAGGTGCACGGCGACGGCCGTCAGGTCGGTCCGGGGGCGGTCGTGGCGCCCGACGAGCGGCTCAGCTGGCCGCGGACGATCGGCATCGGCATGCAGCACGTGGTGGCCATGTTCGGTGCCACCTTCCTCGTGCCGATCCTCACGGGGCTGCCCCCGGCGACGACGCTGTTCTTCTCCGCGATCGGCACCGCGCTCTTCCTGCTCATCACCGGCAACCGGCTGCCGAGCTACCTGGGCTCGAGCTTCGCGTTCATCGCGCCGATCGCCGCCGCGCAGGCCGACGGCGGCACGGCCGTCGCTCTCGGCGGCGTGCTCGTCACGGGAGCCCTGCTCGCCGTCGTGGGCCTGCTCGTGCAGGCCGTGGGTGCGCGCTGGATCGACGTCGTCATGCCGCCGGTCGTCACCGGGACGATCGTCGCCCTCATCGGGCTCAACCTCGCGCCCGTGGCGTGGGACAACGTCCAGAAGGCGCCCGTGACCGCGGTGGCGACGCTGTTCGCCGTCGTGCTCATCACCGTGCTGTTCCGCGGCATCCTCGGGCGCCTCGCCATCCTGCTCGGGGTGCTGGTCGGCTACGCGGTCGCGGTGCTGCGGGGCGAGGTCGACTTCAAGGCGGTCAAGGACGCGGCCTGGGTGGGCCTGCCGGACTTCACGGCGCCCGTGTTCGACCTCAGCGTGCTCGGGCTCTTCGTCCCCGTGGTGTTCGTGCTCATCGCCGAGAACGTCGGCCACGTGAAGTCGGTGGCCGCGATGACCAACCGCGACCTCGACTCGGTGATGGGGCGCGCGCTCTTCGCGGACGGCGTCGCGACCACCCTGGCCGGGGCCGGCGGCGGGTCCGGCACGACGACGTACGCGGAGAACATCGGCGTCATGGCGGCGACGCGCGTGTACTCGACGGCCGCGTACTGGGTCGCCGCGGGCACCGCGCTGCTCCTGAGCCTGTCGCCCAAGTTCGGCGCGCTCATCGCCACGATCCCCCAGGGCGTGCTCGGCGGGGCCACGACGGTGCTCTACGGGATGATCGGCATCCTCGGTGCCCGGATCTGGGTGCAGAACAAGGTCGACTTCTCCGACCCGGTGAACCTCACGACGGCCGCCGTCGCGCTCATCATCGGCATCGCGAACTACACCTGGGCCGTGGGCGACGTGACGTTCGAGGGCATCGCGCTCGGCACCGCCGCCGCGATCGGGATCTACCACCTCATGCGGTCCGTGGCCCGGTGGCGCGGGACGTCCGAGGAGGCCGCGAGCCCGGCCTCGGTGCCCGGCGGCACGGAGCTGCCCGACCGGCGGCAGGACGACCGGCCGGACCCGGCGAGCTAG
- a CDS encoding DUF4190 domain-containing protein has protein sequence MSVPTTPPPGQPDPGYSPYPQQGYPQGYQQQPGQQGGHPGQYGYGGYPPVAPPANNTMAVMALVAGICGLTALPFIGSIAAVIIGPMAKKEIARTGEGGASLATWGQILGWVGIGIAVLGGLFFVFVWGAVLWGIGTTSGY, from the coding sequence ATGAGCGTGCCCACGACCCCGCCGCCCGGTCAGCCCGACCCGGGCTACTCGCCCTACCCCCAGCAGGGGTACCCGCAGGGGTACCAGCAGCAGCCCGGCCAGCAGGGCGGCCACCCGGGCCAGTACGGCTACGGCGGCTACCCGCCCGTGGCGCCCCCGGCCAACAACACGATGGCGGTCATGGCGCTCGTCGCCGGCATCTGCGGGCTCACGGCACTGCCGTTCATCGGCTCGATCGCCGCCGTCATCATCGGGCCCATGGCCAAGAAGGAGATCGCGCGTACCGGTGAGGGCGGGGCGTCGCTCGCGACGTGGGGCCAGATCCTCGGCTGGGTCGGCATCGGCATCGCCGTGCTCGGCGGCCTGTTCTTCGTGTTCGTCTGGGGTGCGGTCCTCTGGGGGATCGGCACGACGTCGGGCTACTGA
- a CDS encoding LLM class F420-dependent oxidoreductase, protein MDLRIFTEPQQGASYDDVLRVAQATERLGYNAFFRSDHYLVMGDGDGLPGPTDAWTTLAGLARETSTIRLGTLVSSATFRHPGVLAIQVAQVDQMSGGRVELGLGAGWFAQEHAAYGIPFPEKRFGLLTEQLEVVTGLWRTPVGERFTHQGEHYTLTDSPALPKPAQHVALADGRRVEGAGVPVIVGGKGPKRTPALAARFASEFNASFPEIADIPQMFGRVRSACEEIGRDPHDLTYSVALVLCVGADDVEVARRAAAIGREPGELREHGVAGTVAEAVDRLGELAEAGVERIYLQVLDLADIEHLELVAAQVAPHVR, encoded by the coding sequence ATGGATCTGCGCATCTTCACCGAACCCCAGCAAGGCGCGTCGTACGACGACGTCCTGCGCGTCGCCCAGGCCACCGAGCGCCTCGGGTACAACGCCTTCTTCCGTTCCGACCACTACCTCGTCATGGGCGACGGCGACGGGCTCCCGGGCCCGACCGACGCCTGGACCACCCTCGCGGGCCTCGCGCGCGAGACGAGCACCATCCGGCTCGGCACCCTCGTGTCGTCCGCGACGTTCCGCCACCCGGGCGTCCTGGCGATCCAGGTCGCCCAGGTCGACCAGATGTCCGGCGGCCGGGTCGAGCTCGGCCTCGGCGCGGGCTGGTTCGCCCAGGAGCACGCGGCCTACGGCATCCCGTTCCCCGAGAAGCGCTTCGGCCTCCTGACCGAGCAGCTCGAGGTCGTCACGGGCCTGTGGCGCACGCCCGTCGGCGAGCGCTTCACGCACCAGGGCGAGCACTACACGCTCACCGACTCGCCGGCGCTGCCCAAGCCGGCCCAGCACGTCGCGCTCGCCGACGGCCGCCGGGTCGAGGGCGCCGGCGTCCCGGTGATCGTCGGGGGCAAGGGTCCGAAGCGCACGCCCGCCCTGGCCGCGCGCTTCGCGTCCGAGTTCAACGCCTCCTTCCCGGAGATCGCCGACATCCCGCAGATGTTCGGCCGCGTCCGCTCCGCGTGCGAGGAGATCGGGCGCGACCCGCACGACCTCACCTACTCGGTGGCGCTGGTGCTGTGCGTCGGGGCCGACGACGTCGAGGTCGCGCGCCGCGCCGCCGCCATCGGTCGCGAGCCGGGCGAGCTGCGCGAGCACGGCGTCGCCGGCACGGTCGCCGAGGCGGTCGACCGGCTGGGTGAGCTCGCCGAGGCGGGCGTCGAGCGCATCTACCTGCAGGTCCTCGACCTCGCCGACATCGAGCACCTCGAGCTCGTCGCCGCGCAGGTCGCGCCGCACGTGCGCTGA
- a CDS encoding Fpg/Nei family DNA glycosylase — translation MPEGHTVHRIARQFRADLVDHPVAVSSPQGRFAAGAALLDGSVLTTAAALGKHLLLGFGYGDDAPLPVSDVVPERWVHVHLGLYGAWDFRGRVSPLADGEPVAFLGAPRRAVRMGEGEASLATAAAGDAGVLTEVFPPPPVGAVRVRLATDATVADLRGPTACEVLGPPEVAAIVAKAGPDPQVDAWPEPQAEFVRRVRRRRVAIGQLLMDQSVVSGIGNIYRAEMLFRARLEPHVPGSAVPEEVLDALWRDWVVLLEDGIRTGVMLTREDLDGPGAPSRAAAVADRSLRHAVYGRAGEPCLRCGSTILREELAGRTLYWCPACQS, via the coding sequence GTGCCCGAAGGTCATACCGTCCACCGGATCGCCCGGCAGTTCCGCGCCGATCTCGTCGACCACCCGGTCGCCGTGAGCTCGCCGCAGGGGAGGTTCGCTGCCGGGGCCGCGCTGCTCGACGGGTCGGTCCTCACGACCGCCGCCGCGCTCGGCAAGCACCTGCTGCTGGGCTTCGGGTACGGCGACGACGCGCCGCTGCCCGTGTCCGACGTCGTCCCGGAGCGCTGGGTGCACGTGCACCTCGGGCTCTACGGCGCGTGGGACTTCCGGGGGCGGGTGTCCCCGCTGGCCGACGGCGAGCCGGTCGCCTTCCTGGGGGCGCCGCGCCGCGCGGTGCGGATGGGCGAGGGCGAGGCCTCGCTCGCCACGGCAGCGGCCGGGGACGCCGGCGTGCTGACCGAGGTCTTCCCGCCGCCCCCGGTCGGCGCCGTGCGCGTGCGCCTCGCGACCGACGCGACGGTCGCCGACCTGCGCGGCCCGACGGCGTGCGAGGTCCTGGGGCCGCCCGAGGTGGCCGCCATCGTCGCCAAGGCGGGCCCGGACCCGCAGGTCGACGCGTGGCCCGAGCCGCAGGCGGAGTTCGTGCGCCGCGTCCGCCGGCGCCGGGTCGCGATCGGACAGCTGCTCATGGACCAGTCGGTCGTCAGCGGGATCGGGAACATCTACCGCGCCGAGATGCTGTTCCGCGCCCGGCTCGAGCCGCACGTCCCGGGCTCCGCCGTGCCCGAGGAGGTGCTCGACGCGCTCTGGCGCGACTGGGTCGTGCTCCTCGAGGACGGGATCCGGACGGGTGTCATGCTGACGCGCGAGGACCTCGACGGCCCGGGTGCGCCCTCGCGCGCCGCCGCGGTCGCCGACCGGTCGCTGCGGCACGCGGTGTACGGCCGCGCGGGGGAGCCGTGCCTGCGCTGCGGGTCGACGATCCTGCGCGAGGAGCTGGCGGGACGCACCCTCTACTGGTGCCCCGCCTGCCAGTCCTGA
- a CDS encoding LLM class flavin-dependent oxidoreductase, with the protein MTDNGPSKKRIVLNAFDMTCVTHQAAGTWRHPDSRAWDYNTLEYWTELARLLERGRFDSLFIADVVGVYDVYRGTVAGSLTDAVQVPVNDPFLQVPAMAAVTEHLGFGITSALTYEQPYALARKFSTLDHLTRGRVAWNVVTGYLNSAAINLGFDKQMSHDARYDLADEFLDVTYKLWEGSWDDDAVVRDKENGVFTDPTKVHPIGHRGEYYSVPGIHLSEPSPQRTPVIFQAGASPRGRAFAAKHGEGVFISPGTIAQARETTDDIRDRAEALGRSRDSVKIFSLITVITAETDEAAQAKFEDYLRYANPEGALSLYGGWTGVDFSDYDPDQPLVEVENDSLRSALQMLTTIDPDRAWTPLDIVTKRSIGGLGPVLVGSATRVADELERWVDEGGVDGFNFAYAITPGTFEDLVDLVVPELQRRGRARTEYDGTTLRENLFGEGRVFAEDTHPARQYHGAFTGGATSADGTKESKISDHLAATAGV; encoded by the coding sequence GTGACCGACAACGGCCCGAGCAAGAAGCGCATCGTCCTCAACGCCTTCGACATGACCTGCGTGACGCACCAGGCGGCCGGGACCTGGCGCCACCCGGACAGCCGCGCCTGGGACTACAACACGCTCGAGTACTGGACCGAACTGGCCCGCCTCCTGGAGCGCGGCCGGTTCGACTCGCTGTTCATCGCCGACGTCGTCGGGGTGTACGACGTCTACCGCGGCACCGTCGCGGGCTCGCTGACCGACGCCGTCCAGGTGCCCGTCAACGACCCCTTCCTGCAGGTCCCGGCCATGGCGGCGGTCACCGAGCACCTCGGCTTCGGCATCACCAGCGCCCTGACGTACGAGCAGCCGTACGCGCTCGCGCGCAAGTTCTCGACGCTCGACCACCTCACCCGGGGCCGCGTGGCCTGGAACGTGGTGACCGGCTACCTCAACAGCGCCGCGATCAACCTGGGCTTCGACAAGCAGATGAGCCACGACGCGCGGTACGACCTCGCGGACGAGTTCCTCGACGTCACCTACAAGCTGTGGGAGGGCAGCTGGGACGACGACGCCGTCGTGCGCGACAAGGAGAACGGCGTCTTCACCGACCCGACCAAGGTCCACCCCATCGGCCACCGCGGCGAGTACTACAGCGTGCCCGGCATCCACCTGTCGGAGCCGAGCCCGCAGCGCACGCCGGTGATCTTCCAGGCCGGTGCGTCGCCGCGGGGGCGCGCGTTCGCCGCCAAGCACGGCGAGGGCGTCTTCATCAGCCCGGGCACGATCGCGCAGGCGCGCGAGACGACGGACGACATCCGGGACCGTGCGGAGGCGCTCGGCCGGTCCCGCGACTCGGTGAAGATCTTCTCGCTCATCACCGTCATCACGGCCGAGACGGACGAGGCCGCCCAGGCCAAGTTCGAGGACTACCTGCGCTACGCCAACCCCGAGGGCGCGCTGTCGCTGTACGGCGGGTGGACCGGTGTCGACTTCTCGGACTACGACCCGGACCAGCCGCTCGTCGAGGTCGAGAACGACTCGCTGCGCTCCGCGCTGCAGATGCTCACGACGATCGACCCGGACCGCGCGTGGACGCCGCTCGACATCGTGACCAAGCGGAGCATCGGCGGCCTCGGCCCCGTGCTCGTGGGCTCCGCGACCCGGGTGGCCGACGAGCTCGAGCGCTGGGTCGACGAGGGCGGCGTCGACGGGTTCAACTTCGCCTACGCGATCACGCCCGGCACGTTCGAGGACCTCGTGGACCTGGTGGTCCCGGAGCTGCAGCGCCGCGGGCGCGCCCGCACGGAGTACGACGGCACGACGCTGCGCGAGAACCTCTTCGGCGAGGGCCGCGTCTTCGCCGAGGACACGCACCCGGCCCGGCAGTACCACGGCGCCTTCACGGGCGGCGCGACGTCGGCCGACGGCACCAAGGAGTCCAAGATCTCGGACCACCTCGCGGCCACGGCCGGCGTCTGA
- a CDS encoding MetQ/NlpA family ABC transporter substrate-binding protein encodes MTTTQTDRPQPEAAEPPSGTDHDHGFQIARRRRWPWVAGGAIVLAAAAAAVVVPRLTAEASPNTVAGATLYVATAEGNAREQALVEYVAQEIAPDYGITVAFKGLADSNTINRAVHEGEVAGTVYQHELWLSQVLEANPGFEETAATPVFRWGFGLWSQQWDSVEEIPDGATISLYSDPANEAQGLWVLERAGLITLDPSVDKWTATQDDIVENPKDLEFVLLDFGAQSRALPDLDAAVGYTEYYVAAKVPVEHQIFAPPAPDEFAGQLTVGTRWIDEPNIQNLIKAFQDPRVQEYLATDPEVQGVLLPLDAE; translated from the coding sequence ATGACCACCACCCAGACCGACCGCCCCCAGCCCGAGGCGGCCGAGCCACCGAGCGGCACCGACCACGACCACGGCTTCCAGATCGCCCGACGCCGTCGCTGGCCGTGGGTCGCGGGCGGCGCCATCGTCCTCGCGGCCGCCGCGGCAGCCGTCGTCGTCCCGCGCCTGACCGCCGAGGCCAGCCCCAACACGGTCGCCGGCGCGACGCTGTACGTCGCGACCGCCGAGGGCAACGCCCGCGAGCAGGCGCTCGTGGAGTACGTGGCGCAGGAGATCGCGCCCGACTACGGCATCACCGTCGCGTTCAAGGGCCTCGCGGACAGCAACACGATCAACCGGGCCGTCCACGAGGGCGAGGTCGCCGGGACCGTCTACCAGCACGAGCTGTGGCTGTCCCAGGTGCTCGAGGCCAACCCCGGGTTCGAGGAGACCGCCGCCACGCCGGTCTTCCGCTGGGGCTTCGGCCTGTGGTCCCAGCAGTGGGACAGCGTCGAGGAGATCCCCGACGGCGCGACGATCTCGCTCTACTCCGACCCCGCCAACGAGGCGCAGGGGCTGTGGGTGCTCGAGCGGGCCGGCCTCATCACGCTCGACCCCTCCGTCGACAAGTGGACCGCCACGCAGGACGACATCGTCGAGAACCCCAAGGACCTGGAGTTCGTCCTGCTCGACTTCGGGGCCCAGTCCCGCGCGCTGCCGGACCTCGACGCCGCCGTCGGCTACACGGAGTACTACGTCGCCGCCAAGGTCCCGGTCGAGCACCAGATCTTCGCGCCCCCGGCACCGGACGAGTTCGCCGGCCAGCTGACGGTCGGCACGCGGTGGATCGACGAGCCGAACATCCAGAACCTCATCAAGGCCTTCCAGGACCCGCGCGTGCAGGAGTACCTGGCCACCGACCCCGAGGTCCAGGGCGTCCTGCTGCCCCTGGACGCCGAGTGA
- a CDS encoding methionine ABC transporter permease has translation MRTAGDTPLGEIPALVVPALGETLAMVGIVMALVVLLGVPLGVLLHNLAPGGLLERPVLHQALGWVVGIGRSLPFLILMAALVPVTRFVTGTNIGIAAAVVPMSLAGTAFFARIVENSLRSVPPSLVRVATASGASPLQVVTTVQLSEALPSVIGGLTINTIAMIEYSAIAGTIGAGGIGYVAVTYGYQRFDHAVMLTTILVLVTLVALVQLLGDGLARAATPHARRPRRRGAAAPTAAEVPA, from the coding sequence ATGAGGACCGCCGGCGACACGCCCCTGGGCGAGATCCCCGCGCTGGTCGTCCCCGCCCTCGGGGAGACGCTCGCGATGGTCGGCATCGTCATGGCCCTCGTCGTGCTGCTCGGGGTGCCGCTCGGCGTCCTGCTGCACAACCTCGCGCCCGGCGGCCTCCTCGAGCGGCCCGTGCTGCACCAGGCGCTCGGCTGGGTCGTCGGGATCGGACGGTCCCTGCCCTTCCTCATCCTCATGGCGGCGCTCGTCCCGGTGACGCGCTTCGTCACGGGGACGAACATCGGGATCGCGGCCGCGGTGGTCCCGATGTCGCTCGCCGGGACCGCCTTCTTCGCGCGGATCGTCGAGAACTCCCTGCGGTCCGTCCCGCCCTCGCTCGTGCGCGTCGCGACGGCGTCGGGCGCCTCCCCGCTGCAGGTGGTGACGACCGTCCAGCTGTCGGAGGCGCTCCCGTCGGTCATCGGGGGCCTGACCATCAACACCATCGCGATGATCGAGTACTCGGCCATCGCGGGCACGATCGGCGCGGGCGGCATCGGCTACGTGGCGGTCACCTACGGCTACCAGCGCTTCGACCACGCCGTCATGCTCACGACGATCCTCGTGCTGGTCACGCTCGTCGCGCTGGTCCAGCTGCTCGGCGACGGACTGGCCCGGGCAGCCACGCCCCACGCGCGCAGGCCCCGCCGGCGCGGCGCTGCGGCGCCCACGGCAGCGGAGGTGCCCGCCTGA
- a CDS encoding methionine ABC transporter ATP-binding protein: protein MIELRQLTKTYGDGAHRTTVLDRLDLTVGDREIAAVIGPSGAGKSTLAACVNLLEPPTSGTVVVNGRELSRLDQRSLRDARRQIGTIFQSDGLLARRTAAENVELPLRYLGVTRADRRRRVAELLDRVGLAARSGYYPHQLSGGQRQRVGIARALALRPRVLLSDEATSGLDPEATASVVRLLKELRDDLGLAILFITHEMETVLEIADSVAHLDAGRIVEQGAVVDLLRDPSSALGRALLPRRAHGATRGGAPWSVSYASASVPADWIARAGAALGVDVALLGASIGAVDGHVVGHATIALPPGTDAARLVAVLGDLGLHAAPSAAPADAAREPGTIGRELEPVA from the coding sequence ATGATCGAGCTTCGCCAGCTCACGAAGACCTACGGCGACGGCGCGCACCGCACGACGGTGCTCGACCGTCTCGACCTCACCGTCGGCGATCGGGAGATCGCCGCCGTCATCGGCCCGAGCGGGGCCGGCAAGAGCACGCTCGCCGCGTGCGTGAACCTCCTCGAGCCGCCCACCTCGGGCACTGTCGTCGTCAACGGCCGGGAGCTGTCGCGCCTCGACCAGCGGAGCCTGCGCGACGCGCGGCGGCAGATCGGCACGATCTTCCAGTCCGACGGCCTCCTCGCGCGCCGGACCGCCGCCGAGAACGTGGAGCTGCCCCTGCGCTACCTCGGCGTGACCCGGGCGGACCGGCGACGCCGCGTCGCCGAGCTGCTCGACCGCGTGGGGCTCGCGGCGCGCTCCGGGTACTACCCGCACCAGCTCTCCGGTGGCCAGCGCCAGCGCGTCGGCATCGCCCGCGCGCTGGCGCTCCGCCCACGCGTGCTCCTCTCGGACGAGGCGACGTCCGGTCTCGACCCGGAGGCCACCGCGTCCGTGGTGCGGCTCCTCAAGGAGCTCCGCGACGACCTGGGCCTGGCCATCCTGTTCATCACCCACGAGATGGAGACCGTGCTCGAGATCGCCGACAGCGTCGCGCACCTCGACGCCGGCCGGATCGTCGAGCAGGGCGCCGTCGTCGACCTGCTGCGTGACCCGTCGTCCGCGCTGGGCCGCGCGCTGCTGCCGCGCCGGGCCCACGGCGCGACGCGCGGGGGCGCCCCGTGGTCCGTCTCGTACGCGAGCGCGAGCGTCCCGGCGGACTGGATCGCCCGCGCCGGCGCGGCGCTCGGGGTCGACGTCGCCCTCCTGGGCGCCTCGATCGGGGCGGTCGACGGGCACGTCGTCGGGCACGCGACGATCGCGCTGCCACCGGGCACCGACGCGGCTCGGCTCGTCGCCGTGCTCGGGGACCTGGGCCTGCACGCCGCCCCGAGCGCCGCGCCCGCCGACGCCGCACGGGAGCCGGGCACGATCGGCCGCGAGCTGGAGCCGGTCGCATGA
- the nhaA gene encoding Na+/H+ antiporter NhaA: MPHTDPSSSSPPGAPEILSRGSWRETRRVSEILRQETVGGALLLVATVAALVWANSPAADAYAALRDLEIGPESLHLRLSVGAWAADGLLAIFFFVVGLELKREFVAGDLRDPRRAALPILAAVGGMAIPAVVYVVVASRAGGDAVDGWAIPTATDIAFALAVLAVIATHLPAALRTFLLTLAVVDDLLAVTVIAVFYSDEVHLGPLLASLGVIALFTVAVQRRVRAWWVLLPLATVAWALMHASGVHATVAGVLLGFTVPVLRSARAGGPEAGPGLAEHFEHRFRPLSAGVAVPVFAFFAAGVTVGGLDGLRSALSDPVALGIVAGLVIGKAVGITGTTWLVARFTHARLDPDLRWLDVLAVGLLGGIGFTVSLLIGDLAFADAARVEHVKVGVLAGSVLSALLASALLRARNRAYRRLEELESRDADADGVPDVFEGHGALDDGPAGEAPAGSGRG, translated from the coding sequence GTGCCGCACACCGATCCGTCGTCGTCGTCCCCACCCGGGGCCCCGGAGATCCTGTCCCGCGGGTCGTGGCGCGAGACCCGGCGCGTCTCGGAGATCCTCCGTCAGGAGACCGTCGGCGGCGCCCTGCTCCTGGTCGCGACGGTGGCGGCCCTGGTCTGGGCCAACTCGCCGGCGGCCGACGCCTACGCCGCGCTGCGCGACCTCGAGATCGGACCCGAGAGCCTGCACCTGCGGCTGTCGGTCGGCGCGTGGGCCGCCGACGGCCTGCTCGCGATCTTCTTCTTCGTCGTCGGCCTCGAGCTCAAGCGCGAGTTCGTCGCGGGCGACCTGCGCGACCCGCGGCGCGCCGCCCTGCCGATCCTCGCCGCCGTCGGCGGCATGGCGATCCCCGCCGTCGTCTACGTCGTGGTCGCGTCCCGCGCCGGTGGCGACGCCGTCGACGGCTGGGCGATCCCCACCGCGACCGACATCGCGTTCGCCCTCGCGGTGCTCGCCGTCATCGCGACCCACCTGCCGGCCGCGCTGCGCACCTTCCTGCTCACCCTCGCCGTCGTCGACGACCTGCTCGCGGTGACGGTCATCGCCGTGTTCTACAGCGACGAGGTGCACCTCGGCCCGCTGCTCGCCTCGCTCGGTGTGATCGCGCTGTTCACGGTCGCCGTGCAGCGCCGCGTGCGGGCCTGGTGGGTGCTGCTGCCGCTCGCCACGGTGGCGTGGGCGCTCATGCACGCGTCGGGCGTCCACGCGACGGTCGCGGGCGTGCTGCTGGGCTTCACCGTCCCGGTGCTGCGCAGCGCGCGGGCGGGTGGGCCGGAGGCCGGCCCCGGGCTCGCGGAGCACTTCGAGCACCGGTTCCGGCCGCTCTCGGCCGGTGTGGCCGTCCCCGTCTTCGCCTTCTTCGCCGCCGGGGTGACGGTCGGTGGGCTCGACGGGCTGCGCTCGGCGCTCAGCGACCCCGTGGCGCTCGGCATCGTGGCCGGGCTCGTGATCGGCAAGGCGGTCGGGATCACGGGCACGACGTGGCTCGTCGCGCGCTTCACCCACGCGCGCCTCGACCCCGACCTGCGGTGGCTCGACGTGCTCGCCGTGGGTCTCCTCGGCGGCATCGGCTTCACCGTCTCGCTCCTCATCGGCGACCTCGCCTTCGCGGACGCCGCCCGGGTCGAGCACGTCAAGGTCGGGGTGCTCGCCGGGTCCGTCCTGTCGGCGCTCCTGGCCTCCGCGCTCCTCCGCGCGCGCAACCGCGCCTACCGCCGTCTCGAGGAGCTCGAGTCGAGGGACGCCGACGCCGACGGCGTCCCGGACGTCTTCGAGGGGCACGGTGCCCTCGACGACGGCCCGGCGGGCGAGGCTCCCGCGGGGAGCGGGCGGGGCTGA